From one Triticum urartu cultivar G1812 chromosome 3, Tu2.1, whole genome shotgun sequence genomic stretch:
- the LOC125544113 gene encoding replication protein A 70 kDa DNA-binding subunit C-like isoform X2, which translates to MESSTALKSITSGQQNCRVFARLIRLWDAKIINPIYGDGLLSIDGILLDEDGNMAQMSVPKKYGKQFRGLLSEGSVYIISDIVAIDNRSKSYVYHHQNYMLQFKHDTKVHALHSRGANIPTVSFNFCPFDQLPRKAIDSKQLLDIIGVISDVGPYDYASPTSQNKLRKIKIRNLDEQTQEVVLWGKHGESFDEEAVLKKSLEGIVIAIFAGITATSQKFTGTIQGSSSSATQVYLDLNIPEVQHYRSSYQWKFPTLQKNLPKVAHLSPLEAAGKLYTIEQISTLPTTSFQGGATFSTIAKVTSIIPSIKWYYKACKRCGKGYNNMSDTPTCTCQFPVPCPMYKLPLTLTDSSASLNAVAFNKVAEDLVERHAEQVSMNMTIDAADQVLSLDKAIGKERLFYIGMNIDSTAKYPIKYVLKKSFPVDNTKSVPLLTASKSAQDNLAPTSSVINAESPSAQQPEAPLNNTPASDNRTPIITKESESSSEVKRRIDFDKDDANNSNRYHNTHKDDANNSNSSKSTDSPLSKRQKQSENNKNAANNYEKTD; encoded by the exons ATGGAGTCAAGTACAGCACTTAAAAGCATCACTTCAGGACAGCAAAACTGTAGGGTCTTTGCACGCCTGATAAGGCTTTGGGATGCTAAAATAATTAATCCCATATATGGAGATGGCTTGCTAAGCATTGATGGCATTCTCTTAGATGAAGAT GGCAACATGGCACAGATGAGTGTGCCCAAAAAATATGGAAAACAGTTTCGTGGATTGCTATCAGAAGGATCTGTCTACATTATTTCAGATATTGTGGCTATTGATAACAGAAGCAAATCATATGTCTACCACCATCAGAACTACATGCTGCAATTCAAACATGACACAAAGGTCCATGCATTGCACTCAAGAGGAGCAAATATACCTACTGTTTCCTTCAACTTTTGTCCATTTGATCAGCTGCCAAGAAAAGCAATTGATTCAAAACAACTCCTAG ATATTATTGGAGTAATAAGTGATGTTGGTCCATACGATTATGCTAGCCCAACATCTCAGAACAAACTTCGGAAGATAAAAATCCGAAACCTAGA TGAACAAACGCAAGAAGTAGTTCTATGGGGCAAACATGGAGAATCATTTGATGAAGAAGCAGTACTTAAAAAATCTCTAGAAGGAATTGTGATAGCTATTTTTGCTGGTATAACTGCAACTTCACAGAAGTTTACAG GTACAATACAAGGATCTTCAAGTTCGGCAACACAGGTGTATCTTGACCTCAATATACCTGAAGTTCAACACTATCGCAGCAG CTACCAATGGAAATTTCCAACTCTACAAAAGAATCTCCCTAAAGTCGCACATCTATCTCCACTTGAAGCAGCAGGCAAGCTGTATACCATTGAACAAATATCTACCTTGCCAACCACATCTTTTCAG GGAGGAGCAACATTCAGTACTATTGCAAAGGTGACATCCATTATACCATCAATCAAATGGTACTACAAAGCATGCAAGCGGTGTGGAAAAGGTTACAACAACATGTCAGATACCCCAACATGCACCTGCCAATTTCCTGTTCCATGCCCAAT GTATAAGCTCCCCCTTACACTAACAGATAGCTCAGCAAGTTTAAATGCAGTTGCATTTAATAAAGTAGCTGAAGACTTGGTTGAGCGTCATGCTGAGCAAGTTTCTATGAACATGACAATAGATGCTGCGGATCAGGTGCTTTCCCTGGATAAAGCCATTGGTAAAGAAAGGTTATTCTATATAGGAATGAATATTGATTCAACTGCCAAGTACCCTATAAAATATGTCTTGAAAAAAAGTTTCCCCGTGGACAATACCAAATCAGTTCCTCTATTAACTGCTTCAAAG TCAGCACAAGATAACCTTGCACCAACTTCATCTGTCATAAATGCTGAGAG TCCAAGTGCACAGCAGCCAGAGGCCCCCTTGAACAATACACCTGCAAGTGATAACCGCACACCTATCATTACAAAGGAAAGTGAATCCAG TTCCGAAGTAAAAAGAAGGATTGATTTTGACAAGGATGATGCCAACAACTCTAACAGGTATCACAACACTCACAAGGATGATGCCAACAACTCTAACAG CTCAAAAAGCACAGATAGTCCTCTTTCGAAAAGGCAAAAGCAGAGCGAGA ACAATAAAAATGCAGCAAACAACTATGAAAAGACAGACTAA